A section of the Salmo trutta chromosome 4, fSalTru1.1, whole genome shotgun sequence genome encodes:
- the LOC115192756 gene encoding zona pellucida sperm-binding protein 3-like encodes MAFCITFLLLLTFGCSATVQQLYQEAESRSQVAHAPGRFVPQYRPAQEPARFQPRPVQWPSRVQTPTQVQNPFLQSKQTFNEPLTWRFPEDPVKEVQLAIDEQRPLPVPASSVAVQCGETAARVEVKRDLLGIGQLIHPADLTLGGCAVTGEDASAQVLIFVTELHGCGSTLTMIEDSLVYVFTLRYTPATLGSSPIVRTREVVVWVECHYQRKHDVSSDSVKPTWNPYASTKVAEELLYFSLRLMTDNWQLERPSKEYVLGDNINFEASVVQFYHVPLRVFVDNCVATVIPNTNTVPRYAFIENRGCLVDTKLTGSRSQFIPRTMDDTLQFQIEAFRFHVVNTGSLYITCLLKATTASAPIDHENKACSFSNGWSEASKKDQVCGCCDTDCGMRREPAPGFQWEQDISVGPLNIKEKLLD; translated from the exons ATGGCATTCTGTATTACATTCCTCCTACTTCTTACCTTTGGCTGTTCAGCTACAGTTCAGCAGCTTTATCAGGAAGCGGAATCTCGGAGCCAAGTGGCACATGCCCCTGGGAGATTTGTTCCACAGTATAGGCCTGCTCAAGAACCAGCCAGATTTCAACCAAGGCCTGTGCAATGGCCCTCCAGGGTCCAGACACCGACGCAAGTTCAAAACCCTTTCCTCCAGTCAAAGCAGACCTTCAATGAGCCTTTGACCTGGAGATTTCCTGAAGATCCAGTCAAAGAGGTGCAGTTGGCTATTGATGAGCAGAGACCGCTGCCTGTGCCtgccagtagcgttgcagttcaaTGTGGGGAGACTGCTGCTCGTGTGGAAGTCAAGCGAGATCTGCTCGGTATCGGCCAACTCATTCACCCAGCAGATCTTACCTTGGGAGGCTGTGCTGTCACTGGGGAGGATGCTTCCGCTCAAGTTCTGATCTTTGTCACTGAGCTGCACGGATGTGGCAGCACTCTGACG ATGATTGAAGATTCACTTGTCTATGTCTTCACACTCCGTTATACACCAGCCACCCTGGGCAGCAGCCCCATTGTTCGGACTAGAGAAGTGGTGGTCTGGGTTGAGTGCCACTATCAAAG AAAGCATGATGTGAGCAGTGATTCAGTGAAGCCCACCTGGAATCCCTATGCCTCCACTAAGGTTGCAGAGGAGCTCCTCTACTTCTCCCTGAGGCTAATGACTG ACAACTGGCAGTTGGAGAGACCCAGCAAAGAGTACGTCCTTGGAGATAATATTAACTTTGAAGCTTCTGTCGTCCAGTTCTACCATGTGCCCCTCCGAGTCTTTGTGGACAACTGTGTAGCCACAGTCATCCCAAACACCAACACTGTCCCAAGATATGCCTTCATCGAGAACCGTGG TTGTCTGGTCGACACCAAGCTGACAGGCTCCAGGTCCCAGTTCATACCTCGCACCATGGATGACACGCTCCAGTTCCAGATAGAAGCCTTTAGGTTTCATGTTGTGAACACTGGCTCA CTATACATTACTTGCCTCCTGAAAGCCACAACAGCTTCAGCCCCAATTGATCATGAGAACAAGGCTTGTTCCTTCTCGAATGG ATGGAGCGAGGCCAGTAAGAAAGACCAGGTGTGTGGCTGTTGTGACACAGACTGTGGCATGAGAAGGGAACCGGCTCCAG GTTTCCAGTGGGAGCAGGACATTTCTGTTGGTCCTCTCAACATAAAGGAAAAGCTTCTTGACTGA